The DNA segment acaaatgcatTAACACCTACATGTACACCTACggacattttaaagtttccagtccacctaacctgcatgtctttggatgtggggggaAGCCGCAGCACCCGAAGTAAacgcatgcaaacacggggagaacatgcaaactccacacagaaaagccacaggtgggaattgatcccatgaccttcttgctgtgtggcaacaatgctaaccactaagacaccatgcTGCCGGAGGTGGTTTAATTGGGGTCAAAAATCAAAAGAAGAGTTTCTTGTTATTTTTAAGGAAAATtgtcaaattcagttaaatataaacTTTGAGTAATGTAAGACCAAAAGTGGTTACTGAGGTCTTCGTAGTGGGTGGATTTATTATTGTTAATAGCTGTTCAGTTTGTGACATTCTATTTTATTAGAGTTTATAGAAACTGATATTGtgcaaataatttgacaccaacATTAAGATGGTTTGACCAGTGGTTCCTGAAATCTGGCATAACAGCCACAAAAACTTGGCCTTGTGGATTATAGTTCCCTActttttaattaataaattatcTGGGTCAGTTCATGGATCATGCAGATACATAACCGCCTCCTCCAAAATATTATAATACAGCATTTTATAGCCCCAAACATCCCTTAAATCCACACAAATATTCTGTCCACCTGGTgagatatatatttatatattcataTTTTTGTGATACATTTGCCAAACAGAGGCCAGATCACTGTGACAGCCCACTCATCCTGGCTACTCACATCTTCATAAACTCAGGCCATCTGTTCCTGGCAGAGATGCACTCTCAGCAGTGTTCTGTTCTTTCATCATACAGCTTTTTCACATTCAAGAACACTCACAATCAATCAGATGTCAAAGTCTATGAGACTCAGTCAGCGCCATGCTTTCATCTTTCACTGAAGATACAGAAATACTAACAGACACTGAAATGTAAGATGGTACAAAACTGCTGGACACTGTTGATCCATTTCAACAAAATGCACAATGAACATAATAAATTTGAGCAGTTGCACCAGCAATAGGCACatttcagctaatcagctaacggctaattagcaaagcatacattttttgttagctgattggTATTTCAACTAAACTCAGCcaaatggggtgtgcagccagtacattctgagtgccggtgtcaccaaccgaacAGCCCccacccccctaaaaattggtccgccctgccttcactgtggtggaccacagaccacagcagcacgtctgaatctgactctcttcaccccaAGCGatctcaaagggaataatgtgattattaaccatcagatgagaaagtaaatgttatgtgtcggacgcagctcggagaaccgaccagcgtttgaaggacccagtatgaaataagcagagcacggttcaaaggctaactgaatttaatacataacagtgataatataacaaaaaggtgcggcctggcgtggtgcgctcccagcagcgctaacggtccggagccagaagctgtttcggacccaaggaccccgccgacaccccccaggtggccgcaacaaccgagtctgtgaaagaaggaaccattatgtgagtccacactctacacacagaacacttaaaggtgtacaaacagcaaacacttcctggcttgattactgatcagcttcccaacctgcaggcatggaacctcccgttcacaaactccactgcagtggaagctgatacatgactaacaaacagctcaatacaataaggtgtgagggacaccacatttactgactgtataactgttagtcacaaaatctaacgtacctcaggaagtgtgctgacgagcgtgagacctcaccccctcctctttcacagactgtgcatcaaactggacgttctcagcatccgctgttgatgagatggctcccgagacgacgatctcacccgtctggtcacaaggtcgagtctctggcaaatacacactgtgcactccagtcttaaatgccaacatgttccaatccatccagatgcaccaagctgtgagtcctgacgagtcgcaggtgatcagggtgaggtcctgacagcctcagcaacacagccactcagtcccaaacgcaagccacctgggaggaaaaccaaaaaacagaaacaaaccggcagccaggcccccccagccatataacagtaaaacctcttaaatcattctaaaatcagtttttaagcagaaacgaggcaataatcactTCATTATGCTACTGACGCTCCGAAAAGACATCGGCACATCTGAGGCTGAcgtgctgttgtgacgctctgatcgcttcccccatcttttatgatgaaataatgctgaatttatgtggaaatgattgttgtacaaaagcttcagatatctgtcgctgagatagatgactggagtgcagtttaagcagaaatgaggtaatgattggtgaaccgtggctgatgttcagaaatgacgctgctgtggtctgaaatgacacatgcgcagtgaaggcaggggggactgatttttagagggtctgtttggtcggcgacaccggtcccaagcctggataaatgagggttacgtcaggaagagcatctggtgtaaaacaagccaaaaaatactgaaaaaaaaaaaactgcagactgagggcgccagtggactgagggtgccagtggacctcagtctgcagttcatctccaccttaaagacactaaccacacgtttgaggacaaggaagttaaaatattagccagagagaagaaatggtttgagagaggggtcaaggaggcattctttgtgaaacgtttgaaacccagccttaaccggagagggggtctgagacacgctttatcccctgtttacaatggggtactcaggtcaaagcagtttcattcttttgttcatggtaatgagtcattcacgtcatcagcagagtcatcaagggagccatcaggagagggtccgtcccatcattaggagggacagctgccctgtcattaggagggtgctaactagagcacaataggtgctaattagagctattgtttagtcactggcctatagcagtcctgcctctcggtaggaggggtctggttaggtttaaaactccagcttttgtgacttcttgattattccttCTCtacagagtcaagacagaagtcagaccaccagagcaagaattttagctgaggaagcttctgcgatttgaagcgaaacgtcctcgcgtcaagcaacccagtcaaggattcaagcttctctactaaagaaagtgagagctcaacaaaggatcagatggtggtttCTTATTTTCCCTTCCCAATTACTGATGTTGTGGCTCTGTTACATCCCTATTTTtttgaaatgagttttttttttcagaatataagttgcaggacatTAAAAAACCAGTATATTAATAAACCATGacctatagtccggaaaatacagtacacAGAGACCCCAAGTTTCTGTTTGAGCCaactgaatagttttttttttttttttttctgaaaattagTGGAAAGTATTGTTCTGACCTTTTAGTCCTGAGGAAATGACCATTTACTGAAGAAAGACGTAGTAAAATGAATCACAGTTGAATGTCTATCTTGGGAAATGGCTTAGCATGTTGGGAAAAATTTGACACAAAAATCAAAACCATGCAACCACTCCAGCACTGCAGTAAACATGGCCTGGTTCTCTAAATCTAATTGGGTTTAATCCAAACCacacatgatgatgatgaaaataataataaaaaaaacgtgtgtattgactgttgtaatGTTGATGCCGTCATGCATGCAGTGTAAGGTTAACCCAAAGATGCTACTGGATGTATCATAAAACTAGCAGCACTTAAGCACATTAAACCTGTTAGGATTTTCCACCTAATTCAGGTTCACGCTTTTCACAGCAACGCTGTTTTTTGAATTCTGGAAAAGACATCGAGCTTCCTACGTGTGCGCATGGAAAGTGTCTGATTGGTGCGAGGAGGAGGTAAGATTGGTGATGCATTTAATTGCATAGCCTTTCTGTCATGGTTATTTTATTTCAGCATTATGTTGTATTTTAGGAGGAACTGATCTTGGAAATTGTGAACAATGTTGACTGTAACCCCAAAACGTATGAGCACTCCTACCTGCGCAGTACGTTGGTGTTGATCTGTGTCACAGTTATGGTAGGTTACTGCTTCTCTTCTCTTGCTGCTACTCTCTGTGTAGGTTTGAGAATGAGGATAAGAACATACATAAGTTTGCATACACCTTGCTTTAAAACTTTCAAACCTAATTTTCCTCAACTGCACATATTCTATTTGATCaaatgttatgtgtgtgtgtcaacaACTTAAATGCAAGAAGTTGTTGTTGTAGTTTCTTTCTGCTGCTCGCAGTTTCttgggttgccacagtggatacagatcCACATCAGAATTTGCCACAGTTTTTGatgcagatgcccttcctgacacaaccctatcttggcggcacggtggcttagtggttagcgctgttgcctcacagcaagaaggtcatgggtctgattcccacctgtggcctttctgtgtggagtctgcacgttctccccatgtttgtgtgggtttcctccgggtgctccggtttcctccctcatttaaagacatgcaggaaaggtgaattggaatctttataattgtccaggtcttcaTTGCAAAAGAGGTTTTGATCCCAATGGGGCTAACCTgtataaataaaggttaaattaaaaatgtaaGAAGGAGCTGATTAAATACAACCAAAGATGCCCCAGTTGTTCCTAATCAGGCCATTTTGGCATTGAAAAGCTTTCCAAGTATTTCCATTGATTTCTGAAACCTTCCATGCATGAAAATTGGACAAAGATTTATTTCAGCTTATATTTACTATCTTGTAAATATTAATATTTTATATATCTTTTATGTGGAAATAAAGTACATATTCTAGCTGATTTAACGCGCATGCTGTTTggaaaaatggaaaatgtgcagttggTGTAATTGATTTTGAAGTTTTTTAGTCTGAGTGTATAGGGCCTGCTGACCCACTAAAAATTGGATGtacttgatttttttatttaccaTCTTATATCTGTTATTTAAAAATAACTATATGGAAATAAAGTAGGCATTGAAACTGGCCATTGACTGACAATGGAAACAGTGAAGTTTGGCAAAACTGGGTTTGAAAGTGTACATAAGCGTGTGTCCACAGCTATATCAGGTGTATGCTCCCATGGTTCCTTCATGGAAGTCTTCATAAGTAGAGTGAGACTAACAAGTGCCCCCTGTTGTCCCGTAGATTCTAGTGATCATCGGCCTGACGCATGCTTTGGTGGTGTTCAGGGTGATTGCAGCAGTGCTTTTGGCTGAGGGATCATGGGAATTTCTGAGCACCCACTCTAACGGTGGAGCAATGATGCTGGGGGCCTTCGTACATTATCTGATTATCACCATCATGACACGGGTACGCAGCATTTGTCTCGGTTTCCTTTAAAGTATTATTCTTTTTCACTGACCACATGTCCATCTTTGCAGATCAACCGCGTTGTAGCCATGAAGCTCTGTGAaataggtatgttttattttcatatagtgctgtgatttattgttttttcCTGAATACGTAAAAATAATTAACCAATGATCAGCTATTGTGATGTTTCAAAATATACCATATTTTAAGCTGTAAAACAGCACAAATGGGCCATTAATCTTATTATACAGTAACACATGAATTGTAATATGAGTAACCACTGATCTTTGTATGTTGTAAAATACCTCCGAATGTCAATTACCTTGATATGAGTGCATGATTTCCATCTGTGGCATGCCTACTGTAATTAATGAAATTGGCTATAAAATGGTAAATTTTGTAATTACCTAATAGAGAATAAATAGGCTAAATTGTTTGAATATGGAGAAAATAACAGAAGTATTTTAAATTCTGCTTGAATTAAGTGTGGGGAATTGTGCCATCTGTTGGCCAACCATTGAGCTGCATGCACTCTTGTCTTCACCAGAGAAAACGAGATCGTTTGCTGCCACAGAGAAAAGTTTCACTGTCAAGATGTTCACTTTCCAGTTCTTCACTTACTTCTCCTCCCTCTTCTATGTGGCTTTTTTTCTCGGCAGGTAAGAACTTATGGACCTACATATAGGTTGACTAACCTAAAGAACTGACAGCAGTGGTTCCAAACCTCTTCTTTGTGACCCTTTTTAAAGAGCTCATGTTGTACAAAATCTATATGTTTTCCAAGATTATTAGTCTAATATTTCAGTAGAAAAAATGCCTACGGAAAATACCTTAAAATGATGCAAACATCATCTAATGCATGTATACATgtaatgtgtgtttgtgtaatgtgtttttcagacaatagtgaaaGCTTTTTATTCATATCATCGTGATGTCACTTATACCACAGAACAACTAATAATTGTCGTCTTTGGATGACTTCTCTAGTCTTACCCATGCCGAGATACCGTGTTTTGAACATTACATCAGCATTAATCATTTCATGATGTCTTTGTGATGTAGCATGTCACTCATGCCATTGtatttcaaattgtttactgATTGATATGagcttttattatatggctgtgacgctacgcgctctctgattggctgattaccggtccgCAATGCGTATTTTcgctacaaaccaggaagctaaatatatatatatatatatatatatatatatatatatatatatatatatataaacagccatataataaacaaattattaacctcgcctgCTCGGTCCATACGGGGATATCACACCTCGGTGTTTTACACACGGACACCTcgttctgatatttccccgtacagacctcttgcttggttaataatcctttattacatAATCTGTCCAACCATGTGGAAAATATGTTTTGTCAGACTATATTTTTGAAGACCTTGTCCTTTGACTGATCTGGTCCAAAAATTCATCACCTGAAGACACTAACCAAAGCAATATTCCTACCAAGTGTGATGAAAACTTGCTCACTTGTTTGAGTTATTTCGTATGCAGGTGCACGcacattatcaattgtttcagaatCAGACTTTGCATAGATCTTTTCCCAAGGCACATCTtctgtttatttttatatatatatatatatatacctcagATTTACTTGTGACCAATTTGACGATCCTGATAAGTACCAGTGCTGTAGAGGACTCAGTGTTTTAACCTGATGGATTTAGGCAGGTaatgtttttgttatttgtaACATTCTTGACAGGATAAATGGTCATCCTGGTGGTTATGTGCGAATTGCAGGCAAATGGAGGCTAGAGGAAGTAAGTGAAAATCAGTGTGCATCTCATTAAAGTAACGACAGCAGGTCTTCATTTTTCTTAAGAGAACATTGTACCTTCAGAAGCATGATTGCATTGTATGTGAATATATTGCTTTCAAAGTCACACTAAACGTTTTGCCTTTATATAGTGTCATCCTAGTGGTTGTCTGACTGATCTGTTTATCCAAATGGCCATTATAATGGTACTAAAGCAAACCATCAGCAATGTGTTTGAGTTCACCGGGCCGTAAGTACAAATctgcttttattttttcatttggcTTGTGTATCATCCACTCTGTTGACATGGGCCCAGGTTACTCGAATTATTTCTTGTTTGCATTAGTTGGTTTAGCACATGGCTGAAGAGGAGAAAAACCCATAAGCTGCAGAGAAAGTGCGCGCACTGCTATCTGAAAGATGAGCTAGAGTATCAACACGGCGCTGAAATGTGTGACAACTGCAAGCTTCGAGATTGGCTTAGCAACTACCGCCTCAATGATGTTGACTCCTTTAGCCTGTTTAATGAGTTCCTAGAAATGGGTATGTCCCACACCATAAACTTAGAAGGCAACAAACAACTGTCAGTATAAGAAAACTACTTTACTATTAGCGATTAATGCATCTCTGTTGGAACTTTAGTGATCCAGTTCAGCTTCACCACCATATTTGTGGCAGCATTTCCTCTTGCTCCTCTGTTGGCCCTCATTAATAACATCATTGAGATAAGACTGGATGCCATTAAGATGGTCACGTTGGAGCGCAGACTAATACCCAAGAAAACCAATGATATTGGTAAGGCTTACTTGTGTACTTTTTGTGAAATTGCCTGTATTTGTTGTTTGCATGCACACCATAGAAGAAAACTGTTCATCTTGTCAATGTTGTTTCCTCAGGTGTATGGATAGACGTGTTAGAGGCAATAGGTGTCTTGGCAGTCATTGCAAATGGGCTTGTCATCGGCATATCCTCAGATTTCATCCCTCGACTGGTGTACCGTTATCACTATGGCCCGTGTGCCAATGACACAGCAACAGATACTGAGTGAGAACATGTATTctgttttatattatttatattgttCCCACTGAAAATATCTTTGATCAGTACAGCACTCTTgttgaatacttttttttttatgtttcaagCTGCATGGCAGGCTACATCAACAACACTTTATCCACTGCTCATGTTTATGATGACAGCATACGCAACGAGTTTTCAGCTGCCCAAATGGTGACTCACAGTGGCTTGAATGTTTCTTCATGCAGGTTGGTTCTCTTTATGCTTTTATAGATGGCAGTATTCCACTATTCAAAGCATGTTTTCTGGCATCATGGCCCTCAAAATATTTCTGTTATGTTCCCTTTTGTATGATTTGTTTTAAAACTCCATCACTTGCATTTTAACAGCTGTTAATGACTTCTCCTGCTTTGATTCATTGAGTTTTCTTTGTGACATCTTAAGAATGA comes from the Thalassophryne amazonica chromosome 8, fThaAma1.1, whole genome shotgun sequence genome and includes:
- the LOC117515656 gene encoding anoctamin-9-like isoform X2 — translated: MRGHRRQSIELLEFMGVVRENGSEQPSPPPVQTPLSYDYVLVAKTHQEREAFKKQSRFIEELKRKNLKVTKIIDDELVFYGIQAPKEIFEKYRYLLKVSDACNWSSDQNIVSLTTRIRIVHFILNHTPIHTGEDLRDLMKKKVFEAKFCLHEKKKQRELKQSWARWTACLQGQPISAVRNYFGEKVALYYLWLGWYTYLLIFPALIGAIIFLYGLAFFNTSPLIKEVCEASTVMCPLCDNRCKVWQLSDTCTYAKVNMLFDNDGTVLFAMFMAVWATLFFEFWKRHRASYVCAWKVSDWCEEEEELILEIVNNVDCNPKTYEHSYLRSTLVLICVTVMILVIIGLTHALVVFRVIAAVLLAEGSWEFLSTHSNGGAMMLGAFVHYLIITIMTRINRVVAMKLCEIEKTRSFAATEKSFTVKMFTFQFFTYFSSLFYVAFFLGRINGHPGGYVRIAGKWRLEECHPSGCLTDLFIQMAIIMVLKQTISNVFEFTGPWFSTWLKRRKTHKLQRKCAHCYLKDELEYQHGAEMCDNCKLRDWLSNYRLNDVDSFSLFNEFLEMVIQFSFTTIFVAAFPLAPLLALINNIIEIRLDAIKMVTLERRLIPKKTNDIGVWIDVLEAIGVLAVIANGLVIGISSDFIPRLVYRYHYGPCANDTATDTDCMAGYINNTLSTAHVYDDSIRNEFSAAQMVTHSGLNVSSCSYKDYRSDDDYSLTPQFWLILAVRFAFVILFEHVVVICKFIAAWFVPSAPMQVKNDRLFDKLNRLKEELRSFEA
- the LOC117515656 gene encoding anoctamin-9-like isoform X1 → MRGHRRQQSIELLEFMGVVRENGSEQPSPPPVQTPLSYDYVLVAKTHQEREAFKKQSRFIEELKRKNLKVTKIIDDELVFYGIQAPKEIFEKYRYLLKVSDACNWSSDQNIVSLTTRIRIVHFILNHTPIHTGEDLRDLMKKKVFEAKFCLHEKKKQRELKQSWARWTACLQGQPISAVRNYFGEKVALYYLWLGWYTYLLIFPALIGAIIFLYGLAFFNTSPLIKEVCEASTVMCPLCDNRCKVWQLSDTCTYAKVNMLFDNDGTVLFAMFMAVWATLFFEFWKRHRASYVCAWKVSDWCEEEEELILEIVNNVDCNPKTYEHSYLRSTLVLICVTVMILVIIGLTHALVVFRVIAAVLLAEGSWEFLSTHSNGGAMMLGAFVHYLIITIMTRINRVVAMKLCEIEKTRSFAATEKSFTVKMFTFQFFTYFSSLFYVAFFLGRINGHPGGYVRIAGKWRLEECHPSGCLTDLFIQMAIIMVLKQTISNVFEFTGPWFSTWLKRRKTHKLQRKCAHCYLKDELEYQHGAEMCDNCKLRDWLSNYRLNDVDSFSLFNEFLEMVIQFSFTTIFVAAFPLAPLLALINNIIEIRLDAIKMVTLERRLIPKKTNDIGVWIDVLEAIGVLAVIANGLVIGISSDFIPRLVYRYHYGPCANDTATDTDCMAGYINNTLSTAHVYDDSIRNEFSAAQMVTHSGLNVSSCSYKDYRSDDDYSLTPQFWLILAVRFAFVILFEHVVVICKFIAAWFVPSAPMQVKNDRLFDKLNRLKEELRSFEA